The genomic DNA GCCCGCCCGCCCCGGGCCCGCCCGCCCCGGGCCCGCCCGCCCCGGGCCCGACCGGCCCGGGGCGGACGCGTCCGCGTACCGGTCCGGCTCAGAAGCCGTGGCGGGCGCCCCCGTCCACCGGGAGCATCACCCCCGTCAGGTACGAGGCGGCGGGGGAGAGCAGGAACGCCGCCGCCGTGCCGAACTCCTCCGGCGTGCCGTAGCGGCGCAGCGGGATCCGGGCCTCGTTGGCCGCCCGTGCGGCCGAGGCGTCCCCCGACAACGCGTCCAGCTCCCGCACCCGGTCCGTGTCGATGCGCGACGGCAGCAGGCCCACCACGCGGATGCCGCGCGGCCCCAGCTCGTCCGCGAGGGACTTGGCGAAGCCCGCCAGGCCGGGGCGCAGGCCGTTGGAGATGGTCAGGCCGGGGATCGGCTCGTACACCGAGCCGGACAGCACGAAACCGACGACCCCGCCCTCGTCCAGCGCGGCCGCCGCGGCGCGGGCCATGCGCACCGCCCCCATGAACACCGAGTCGAACGCGGCCCGCCACTGCTCGTCGGTGTTGTCGGCGGCCCAGCCGGGCGGGGGCCCGCCGACGCTGACGAGCACGCCGTCGAACCCGCCGAAGTGCGAGCGCGCGGCGGCGATCAACCGGTCCGCGCCGGCCGGGTCGGCGTTGTCCGCGGCGACCCCGACCGCGCGGGGGCCGAGCCGGGCGGCGGCCTCCTCGACGGCCTTCGCGCCGCGCGCCGCCAGGACGACCTTCGCGCCCTCCGCCACCAGCGCCTCCGCCGCCGCGTACCCGAGGCCGCGGGACGCGCCCGTCACGATGTACACACGATCCTTCAGTCCAAGATCCATGCGCCTATCCTGCCGGGTCGTCCGGCGTCAGCGCGAGGGCCGTCGCCACCAGCCCGACATGGCTGAACGCCTGCGGGAAGTTGCCCAGCTGCCGCCGCGCCACCGGGTCGTACTCCTCCGCCAGCAGCCCCACGTCGTTGCACAGCCCCACCAGCCGCTCGAACAGCTCCCGCGCCTCCGCCACGCGGCCCATCATGCGCAACGCGTCCGCCATCCAGAACGAGCAGGCGAGGAACGTCCCCTCACCGCCCGGCAGCCCGTCGACCGCGATCCCGTCCGTGCTGTACCGGCGGATGAAACCGTGGTGGCCCAGCTCCTCCCGCACCGCCTCCACCGTGCCGACCACCCGCGGGTCGTCCGGCGGGAGGAAGCCCACCCGGGGGATCATCAGCACCGCCGCGTCCAGCTCCGCCGAGCCGTACGACTGGGTGAAGGTGTTGCGCACCGGGTCGTAGCCCCGCTCGCACACGTCGCGGTGGACCTCGTCGCGCATCGCCCGCCACCGCGCCACGTCCCCCGGCAGGGACGGGTCCCGCTCCAGTGTGCGCACCGCCCGGTCGGCCGCCACCCACGCCATGACCTTCGAGTGCACGAAGTGCCGGCGCGGGCCGCGCACCTCCCACAGCCCCTCGTCCGGCTGCCGCCACGTCGACTCCAGGAAGCCCAGCAGGCTCAGCTGCAGCGCCCACGCCTGCCGCTGCGGAGGCATCCCCGCCCCGCGCGCCAGCGACAGCGAGTCCATCACCTCGCCGTACACGTCCAGCTGGAGCTGCTTCACGGCGGCGTTGCCGATCCGGACCGGGCGCGCCCCGCCGTAGCCGCGCAGCCACGGCACCTCGGACTCCGGAAGGCGCCGTTCGCCCGCCAGGCCGTACATGATCTGGAGGTCCGCCGGGTCGCCCGCGACGGCCCGCAGCAGCCAGTCCCGCCAGGCGGCGGCCTCCTCCAGGTACCCGGCCGACAGCAGCGCCCGCAGGGTCAGGGTCGAGTCGCGCAGCCAGCAGTAGCGGTAGTCCCAGTTGCGCACGCCCCCCAGCTCCTCCGGCAGGGAGGTGGTCGCGGCGGCGACGATCCCGCCGGTCGGCGCGTACGTGAGCGCCTTCAGCGTGATCAGGGAGCGCATCACCGCCTCCCGGTACGGCCCCTCGTACGTGCACTGCGCCGACCAGGCCTTCCAGTCCTCCAGGGTGTGCTCCAGCGCCGTGTACGGGTCGACGAGCGGGGGCGCGGCTCGTGGGAGGGGTGCCAGGCCAGGCAGAAGGCGACCTTCTCGCCGGGCCGGACCGCGAACGAGGAGCAGGTGCTGTACTGCTGCCCCCACGTCTTCACCTCCGGCTCGCTGCGCAGCCACACGGAGTCCGGGCCGGCGACGGCCACCCGGTGGCCGTCGGAACGCCGCATCCACGGCACGACCGACCCGTAGTCGAAGCGCAGGCGCAGCACGGACGACATCTCGACCCGGCCGGTCACGCCCTCCACGATCCGCATCACGTCGGGCGTACGGTCGCGGTGCGGCATGAAGTCCACGACGCGCACGGTGCCGGTATGGGTCTCCCACACGGACTCCAGCACCAGGGAGTCGCCCACGTAGCCCCGCCGGGCGCAGGTCCGCGCGCCGGCGGGCGCGATCCGCCAGTGGCCGTTGTTCTCGTCGCCCAGGAGCGCGGCGAAGCAGGCACCGGAGTCGAACCGGGGCAGGCAGAGCCAGTCGATCGAACCGTCCCTGCCCACCAGAGCGGCGGTCTGCAGATCGCCGATGAGGGCGTAGTCCTCGATGAGTTGGGTCACGTCCTGGCGTGTTCCCTCAGCGGAGAAGGGCCAATCAACGGCGCCGCCCCGCTGGGCGCGTGGCCTGCGGCGACGCACCGTACGGCGTGCGCCGCGTCACGCGTCCGCGGGTTCGCGCGGGGCCGGCGCGCCCTTCGCGGAACCGGCCTCCCCGGCGGCCGCCACCCGGTCGCGGCGCTCCCGGCGCACCAGGACGACCCAGCCGACGGGGACGCCCGCCGCGAACAGCCACCACTGCACGGCGTACGCCATGTGGGAGCCGATCGAGTCGTGGTCGGGCTCCGGAACCGGTTCGGGGGAGCCCCCGGCCGGGGCGGGGTCCGTCAGCTCCAGGTGGCCGCCGAGCACCGGCCGGCCCAGCCGCTCGGCCTGCTGCTCGCTGTTGACGAGCATGACCTGGCGCGGCGGCAGCCCCCGCAGGTCCTTGATGCCGCTGCCGCCGGTGGTCTGGTCGGCCATGAGCCGGCCGGTCACCGTGACCCGGCCCTTCGGGGCGGGCGGCACGTCCGGGTACGACCTCTGGTCCGGGGCGGCGGGGACCCAGCCGCGGTTGACGAGGAGGACGCGCCCGTCGTCGAGGACGAGCGGGGTCAGGACGTGCACGCCGACCCGCTCGTCGGCGTTGGTGCGGCGGCGGACGACGACCTCGTGGGCCGGGTCGAAGGTGCCGGTCGCGGTCGCGCGGCGCCAGTGGTCGGAGCGCGGGACCGCGTGGCCGGGGGAGGTGAGCTCGGTCACGGGGACCGGTGCGGCCCTCAGGTTGTCCGCGATCAGGGCGTTCTGCGCGACCCGGCGCTCGTGCCGGTGGAACTGCCAGAAGCCCAGCTCGACCATCACCGGGATCAGGACGAGGACGACCAGGGTGAGGATCACCCACTGCCGGGACAACAGGAAGCGGTACACCCCACGACCGTACTCCCGCCGCCGCCGGGGCCCGCCCCCGGGTCACACCTTGTCGACGATCCTCACCTCGCCCTCCGCCCGGGCGCAGTGCGCGCCGCAGAACCAGCGGCCGTCCGCCTCCACGCCCTGCCCGATGATCTGGACGCGGCAGTGCTCGCAGATGGGCGCCATGCGGTGGATGGCGCAGGCGAAGCAGTCGAAGACGTGCACGGCGCCCTGCGCGTGCACCTCGAAGGACATGCCGTACTCGTTTCCGCAGACCTCACAACGTGCCATGCGCCACAGGGTGCGGGGCGCGGCGGCCGGAACGGAGGGCGGCGCGCCCGGCCGTCACCCGTTCGACCGGGCGGCCCCCGCGGTTCGGCCGCGGGCCGGCGCCACGTCCCGCAGCAGATGGGTGAAGGCGGCCTCGTCGAGGACGGGCGTGCCGAACGACCTGGCCCTGACCGCCTTCGACGTGGCGGCGTCCGGGTCGTTGGTGACCAGCAGGCTGGTCAGCCGCGAGACGGCGGTCGCCACGTGCAGTCCCGCCTCGACGGCCCGGTCCTCCAGCAGCTCGCGTTCGACGGAGGTGTCGCCCGAGAACGCCACCCGCATCCCCTGCCTGAGCGGCCCGCCCGGCTCGTACCGCCCGGGGTTGGGGTACGGGCACGCCGGGCGCCTGCGCGCCGGGCGCCGGGCCCCGGAGCGGTACGCGGCCCCGCCGGCGGGCGTCCCCCCGCCGGGCGGCGCCGACCACTCGACGAGCGGGCGGCACTCCAGGAGGGGAAGCCGTACGCCGCGCTCGGCCGCCGCGTGCAGGCTCGGCCGGAACGCCTCCGCCAGCACCCGCGCGTCGTCCAGCGCGTGGTGGGCCCGCCGCTGCCGGACGCCGAAGTGGGCGGCGAGCGACTCCAGCTTCATGTTGGGCAGCGGCAGCGCCAGCTCCCTCGCCAGCGCCATGGTGCACAACCGCTGCCGCACCGGCGCGGTGCGCTCGGCCCGGGCGTACTCGCGGGCGATCATCGTCCAGTCGAAGTACGCGTTGTGGGCGACCAGGACGCGCCCGTCGAGCCGCTCCGAGAACTCGGCGGCCACGTCGGCGAAGAGCGGCGCGCCCTCCAGCACGTCGCTCGTCAGGCCGTGGATCCGCACCGGGCCGGGGTCGCGCTCCGGGTTGACCAGCGTGTACCAGTGGTCCTCCACCCCGCCGCGCGCGTCCAGCCGGTAGACGGCGGCGGACACTATCCGGTCGTGCGGCGAGAGCCCGGTGGTCTCCACGTCGACGACCGCGTACCCCTGCGGGTAGGCGGGCGGCCACGCTGCTGCTGTCGTACGGTCGTCGAGCATGGTTACCGAGAATAGGGCCCGCCGCCGACATCCCGGGGCCCGGTCCGGTCCCGGCCCCGCGCCCGCGGGGCGGGGCCGCCCCCGGGCCGGGCGGTTCCCCGCCCGGCGCGCCTCCGGGCGGGGCCCCTCGCCGACCCGGCCCGGGGAGGCATCGGTGCGGCGGCGGAAGGGCGCCCCGCGGGGCGCGGACGGCTTCCCGGCGCGCGGAGCGGCGGGGGGCGCCCGCACGGGCGTGCCGCGCGCCGCCAGCGCGCCGTTTCCCGGCGGACCCCCGCGCGGGTGAGACGCTCGGCCCGTGACGGAACCGACGGAGCGGGAAGCGCCCGAGGAGGGACTGGGGACGCGGCTCAACTGGCTGCGCGCCGCCGTGCTCGGGGCGAACGACGGCATCGTGTCCACCGCCGGACTCGTCGTGGGCGTCGCGGGCGCCACCACCGAGCGCTCGGCCCTCCTGACCGCCGGCCTCGCCGGGCTGCTCGCCGGGTCCATGTCGATGGCGGTCGGCGAGTACGTGTCCGTGTCCACGCAGCGGGACTCGGAGAAGGCGGCCCTGGCGGTGGAGCGGCGGGAGCTGCGGGAGCAGCCGGAGGCCGAACTCGACGAGCTGACCGACCTGCTCGCCGGGCGGGGACTGTCCCGGGGCGTCGCGCGCGAGGCGGCCGAGCAGCTGACGGAGCGCGACGCGCTGCGGGCCCACGCGCGGGTGGAGCTGGGGATCGACCCGGACGCCCTGACGAACCCGTGGCACGCCGCCGCCGCGAGCTTCCTCGCCTTCACGGTCGGCGCGCTGCTGCCGCTGCTCGCCATCGTGTGCCCGCCCGCGTCCGCCCGGCTGTGGATCACCGTCGTGTCGGTCCTCGCCGCACTCACGCTGACCGGTTGGTGGAGCGCCCGCCTCGGCTCGGCGCCCGCCCGCCCGGCGGTGGTGCGCGTGGTGGGCGGGGGAGCGGTGGCCATGGCCGTGACGTACGCGGCGGGATCACTGCTGGGGGCGGCCGGGGCCTAACGGCGGGCGCGCGCCGGGGACGTCGGCGGGCCGTCTCGCATACTTGTCGGTAACAACCTCTGGCCCCGGCCCGGCGCCCTGCCCTACGGTGCTCGCGTGCCGCCGGACCCGCCCGACCCCGTGACGTGGTCGATACCCGCCTTCGTCCTGCTCATCGCCGTGGAGCTGGCCGGCTGCCGGCTGCGCCCCGACGACGGCGCCGCCGGGTACGAGGCCAGGGACTCCGCCACCAGCGTCGGCATGGGCCTCGGCAGCGTCGTCTTCGACCTGCTGTGGAAGATCCCGGCCCTGGCGCTGTTCGAGGCCGTCCACGCGCTCACCCCGGCCCGCGTCCCCGTCGTGTGGTGGACGATCCCGCCGGTGCTGCTCGCGCAGGACTTCCTCTACTACTGGTCCCACCGCGGCCACCACGTCGTCCGCGTCCTGTGGGCCTGCCACGTCGTCCACCACTCCAGCCGCCGGTTCAACCTCACGACCGCGCTGCGCCAGCCGTGGACCTCGCTGACCGTCTGGCCGTTCTTCCTGCCGATGATCGTCTGCGGGGTGCCCCCGGCCGCGGTGTTCCTCTGCTACTCGGTCAACCTCGTGTACCAGTTCTGGGTGCACACCGAGCGGATCGGCAGACTGCCGCGGCCCGTCGAGTACGTCTTCAACACCCCCTCCCACCACCGGGTGCACCACGCCTCCCAGGGCGGCTACCTCGACCGGAACTTCGGCGGCATCCTCATCCTCTGGGACCGGCTGTTCGGTTCCTTCGCGGCCGAGACCGAACGGCCCGTCTACGGCCTCACCAAGAACATCGACACGTACAACCCGCTGCGCGTCGCCACCCACGAGTACGCCGCCATCGCCCGCGACCTGCGCGACGCCCGGTCCTGGCGGGAGCGCGCCGGCCGGGTCCTCCGGGGTCCCGGCTGGCAGCCCGCGCCCCCGCCGCCCGCAGCCGGCCCCGGCTCCGCGGGGGAGGGCGCGGTGTGAACCGCGGGCGCCCCGCGCGGCTCACGCGGCGGGGCCCGCCACCCGGCGGCCCGCGGCCGGCCCGGGGACCGCGCCCCGCACGGAGCGCCCGCCGCCCCCCGGCGCGGGGCGCTCAGGCGGTCCAGCGCGGGGCGTCCGCCCCCCACCGGCCCGGCGGCCGAGCCCAGTCCCCGGGGCCGCCCTCGTAGCCGACGGGGGACAGGGCGTGGCGCAGCCGGCCCAGCGGGGTGGTCCGCTCCCACAGCCAGCGCCCGGGCGCGTACGGGGGGCCGGACGGCTCCCCGTCCGGCGGGGTGCGGTGCGTGCCGTGCACCAGCCAGTGCGCCGTCTGCGCCAGCGCCGCCTCCACCCGCCAGCTCCCGCCGCTCCGCCGGCGCTCCGTCAGGGCGCGCAGCACCGCGGCGGCCACCAGGTAGCCCGTGCCGTGGTCGAGGGCCTGCGCCGGGAGTGCCCCGGGCGCCTCCCGGTCGCCCTCCGTCAGGGCGATGCCCGTCGCCGCCTGGACCAGGCTGTCGAAGCCGCGCCGCCCACCCCAGGGCCCGTACGCGCCCCACGCCGACAGCCGTGCGGCCACCAGGCCGGGGCGGCGCTCGACCAGTGCCTCGGGGGCCAGCCCGAACCGGTCCAGCGCGCCCGGCCGGTAGCCGGTCACCACCACGTCGGCCGCCGCCAGCAGTTCCTCGAAGACCCTCCGGTCCGCGCCCCGCCGCAGGTCCAGGAGGGCCGACCGCTTGCCGAGGCCGGTGTCGTCGTGCGCCCCCGGGCTCTCCGGCAGCCCCGGCGGGTCCACCCGCAGGACGTCCGCGCCCAGCAGCGCCAGCGTCCGCGTGGCGACCGGTCCGGCCAGCACCCGCGTCAGGTCCAGCACCCGCACCCCGGCGCACGGCGGCGCCGCGCCGGCCCCCCGCCGTACCGGTCCGGGCGCCCCGTCCACCCGCTCCAGCGCCAGCAGCGGCCGCTCCGCCACCAGGGCGCCCTGCTCCAGCCCGGCCCACGCGGCGGCGTCCCGCACGGCGACGGCCAGCCCCCCGACCGCGTACACGGCGTCCTCCACCTCCGCCGCGCGCCGCCCGGCCAGCGCCTCGGCCACCCCCGGGCGTCCGACCCGGCCGGCAGTCCCAGCGCGGCCAGCAGGCGGTCCCGGTGGTGCGGGTAGTTGGCGTGGGTGCGCACCCACCCGTCGGCCGTGCGCCAGAACCGGGACAGCGGGGCGAAGCCGCCCCACACCCGCCCGTCCAGCCGTGCGAACCGCTCGCTGCGGAAGGCCGTCGCCACCGCGCCGTCGTCCACCCGGACCCGCGGCACCGGCCCCCCGTGCCGTGCGGCGGCGAGCTCCGCGGCCGCCAGCGCGCACACCGCGACCGCCGCGCGCGCCGCCTCCAGCACGGGCAGGCGCGCGGTCAGCGCGTCCGGCGCCCGGGTGTACGACACGTGCTCCAGCATCTCCTGCTCGGCACCGAGTGCCGCCCATGCCCGGCTGGTTGCCCTGTCCATCCCTCGATCATGGCACCGAGTGCCACTTCGGGGAAGGGTCCGGACATGAAAGAGCCCGGGCACGGCTCGCGCGCCCGGGCTCTCCCTCCCCTATCAGACGTGCATCACCGGCGCACCGCGTCCAGCGCGTCGACCAGGCCGGTGCCGTAGAAGCCGTTGTGGCGCTTCCCGCCCTCGCACACCGCGTCGACGGCGCCGTCGCCGTCGATGTCGTACGGGTTGGTGCAGGCGCGGTCGTCGGCCTGCGCGAACAGCAGCGCCTTCACCATCGCCGGGGTGGCGCGGGGGTGCTTCGACTTGATCAGCGCCACGACGCCCGCGGCGTGCGGGGACGCCATGGAGGTGCCCGCCTTGTAGTTGTAGCCGCCGTTGACCGTCGTCGACAGGATCCGGCCGTTCACGGCGGGAGCCTCCGGCGTCTGGTACTCGGTCCGGTCGCCGCCCGGGGCGGCGACGTCCACGACGCCCAGGCCGTAGTTCGAGTACGACGCCTTCAGGTCCTTGGCGCCGGTCGAGGAGACGGTGACGACGCCGGGCAGCATCGTCGGGATGTCGGGGCACTCGCTCGGGTCGATCACGCGGTCGGCCGGGGTCGTGTCGTTGGGGCTCGAGGTGTCCGTGATCTCGTCGGACGCCAGGTCGAACGCCGAGTTGCCGGCCGCCGCGACGTTGACCGTGCCCCTGCGCTCCGCGTACCGGGTGGCCCGCTGCAGCGCCTCGACCAGGGCGCCCTGGTCGAGGTCGTTCTTGCAGTTGAACATCCACGGGTCGACGTAGTAGCTGTTGTTGGTGACCTCGATGCCGCGCTCGGCCGCCCACATGAAGCCGCAGACGACGGCCTCGGTGTAGAAGAAGCCGTCCGGGTTCGACACCTTGATGCCGGAGATCTTCACGCCCGGCGCGACACCGGTGACGCCGATGCCGTTCTTCGCGGCGGCGATCGTCCCGGCGACGTGCGTGCCGTGGTCGCTCTCGCCCTCGGCGGGACGCCAGGAGCCCTCGGTGGTGTCGGCCTTGCCGGTCACGCAGCTCGCGGAGGCGGCGCGGTCGAAGTTGGGCGCGAGGTCGGGGTGGGTGTCGTCGACACCGGTGTCGATCACGCCGACGGTGACCTTGCTGCTGCCGAGGGTGATGTCGTGCGCCTTGTCCGCCTTGATGGCGGGCAGGCTCCACTGCATCGGCTCCAGCGGGTCCTGGCCGTCCTCCGCGGCCGCGGCGGCGGCGCGGGCCTCGGCGGCGGTGAGCGGCTCGGAGGCCTCCCCGACCTCCGTGGTGGCGACCGGCGCCAGCGGGGCGGTGCGGGTCGCGCCCGCCGACTCCACGCCCTTGACGGCGCGGATGGTCTGCGCGAACGCCGGGTTCTTGGAGTGGACGACGATGACGCCGATCGCGTCGTACGACGCCACCACCGTGCCGCCGGCCTCGGATATCGCCTTCCGCACCTTGGCGGTGTGGCGACCGCCCTCCGTGTTCACCACGTAGGACATGGTGGGGCCGTCCGCCGCGACGGCGACCGGGGCGCTTTCGACGGTCGCGGCCGAGGCGGCGCCCGCCGGCAGGAAGCCGAGCGAGGCCGTGAGGGCCAGGCCGACGGGCAGAGCGAGTGCGCGCCCGCGCCTGGTTCCCAGGTGAGCCATGGGTTCTCCACATCGTTCGTGAGGTCCGCCCGCATACAGGATGGGCGGGTACATGACGAGCGAAGCTATCGCTGATCCTCTCCGATCAGCAATGTGTTCGGTGAAGAAAAGGTGTGGAAAGAAGATGTGGGGTGAACCACGCTGTGCCACGCTCCGTGACGTCGACGGAGAGGGGGGCCCGGACGGGCCTCCCGGCACCCGTGAAGCGACCCCGCCCATGCCCACAGCACCGCGCAGCGAGGAGTTCCCGTGGCCACCGAAGCACCACCGCCCCCGCGGGGAGCGGACACCGCTCCCGCCCAGCCCCCGACGGAGGCGTTCGTACGGACCCAGCGGAGCGAGGAGTTCGGCGAACTGCGCCGCGCCTACCGCTCCTTCGCCTTCCCCCTCACCGTCGCCTTCATCGCCTGGTACCTGCTCTACGTGCTGCTCTCCAACTACGCGGGCGGCCTCATGGGCGTCAGGGTGGTCGGGAACGTCAACGTGGCGCTTCTCCTGGGCGTCGCCCAGTTCGCGTCGACGTTCCTCATCGCCTGGCTCTACGCGCGGCACGCGGCCGCGAAGCTCGACCCCAGGGCCGAGGCCATCAGGGCCCGCATGGAGGACGGACCGCGTCCGGAGGCCGACGCATGAGCCCCCTCGCCGCCGCCGGAGCCGCGAGCGAGCACCGGCCGCTGATCGTCACCCTCTTCGCCTGCTTCGTCGTCGCCACCCTGCTCATCACCGTGTGGGCCGGCCGGCAGACCAGGAGCGCCGCCGACTTCTACGCGGGCGGCCGGCAGTTCACCGGCTTCCAGAACGGCCTCGCCATCTCCGGCGACTACATGTCCGCCGCGTCGTTCCTCGGCATCGCCGGCGCCATCGCCCTCTTCGGTTACGACGGCTTCCTCTACTCCATCGGCTTCCTCGTCGCCTGGCTGGTCGCCCTGCTGCTCGTCGCCGAGCCGCTGCGCAACTCCGGCCGCTTCACAATGGGCGACGTCCTCGCGTACCGGATGCGCCAGCGCCCCGTCCGCACCGCCGCCGGCGCGTCCACCATCATCGTGTCGGTCTTCTACCTGCTGGCCCAGATGGCCGGCGCGGGCGTCCTGGTCTCCCTGCTGCTGGGCATCACCAGCGACGCCGGCAAGATCGCCATCGTGGCGCTGGTCGGCGTGCTGATGATCGTCTACGTGACCATCGGCGGGATGAAGGGCACCACGTGGGTGCAGATGGTCAAGGCCGTCCTGCTCATCGCGGGCACCCTGCTCGTCACCTTCCTGGTGCTGCTGAAGTACGGCTTCAACGTCTCCGAACTGCTCGGCGAGGCCGCCGAGAACAGCGGCAGGGGCACCGCCTTCCTGGAGCCCGGCCTCAAGTACGGCGCCGACGCCACCTCGAAGCTCGACTTCGTCTCGCTCGGCGTCGCGCTGGTCCTCGGCACCGCCGGGCTGCCGCACATCCTCATCCGCTTCTACACCGTGCCCACCGCCAAGGCCGCCCGCACCTCCGTCAACTGGGCCATCGGCATCATCGGCGCCTTCTACCTGATGACGATCGCGCTCGGCTTCGGTGCCGCCGCCCTCGTCGGCCCGGCCGAGATCACCGCGTCGAACAAGGCCGGCAACACCGCCGCCCCGCTGCTCGCGCTGCACGTCGGCGGGGCGGACTCCGCGGGCGGCGCGATCCTGCTGGCCGTGGTCTCGGCGGTCGCCTTCGCGACGATCCTCGCCGTCGTCGCCGGGCTCACCCTGGCCTCGTCCTCGTCCTTCGCGCACGACATCTACGCCAACGTCATCCGCAGGGGCCGGGCGACCGAGCGGGAGGAGGTGCGCGCCGCCCGCTGGGCGAC from Streptomyces sp. MRC013 includes the following:
- a CDS encoding S8 family serine peptidase, which translates into the protein MAHLGTRRGRALALPVGLALTASLGFLPAGAASAATVESAPVAVAADGPTMSYVVNTEGGRHTAKVRKAISEAGGTVVASYDAIGVIVVHSKNPAFAQTIRAVKGVESAGATRTAPLAPVATTEVGEASEPLTAAEARAAAAAAEDGQDPLEPMQWSLPAIKADKAHDITLGSSKVTVGVIDTGVDDTHPDLAPNFDRAASASCVTGKADTTEGSWRPAEGESDHGTHVAGTIAAAKNGIGVTGVAPGVKISGIKVSNPDGFFYTEAVVCGFMWAAERGIEVTNNSYYVDPWMFNCKNDLDQGALVEALQRATRYAERRGTVNVAAAGNSAFDLASDEITDTSSPNDTTPADRVIDPSECPDIPTMLPGVVTVSSTGAKDLKASYSNYGLGVVDVAAPGGDRTEYQTPEAPAVNGRILSTTVNGGYNYKAGTSMASPHAAGVVALIKSKHPRATPAMVKALLFAQADDRACTNPYDIDGDGAVDAVCEGGKRHNGFYGTGLVDALDAVRR
- a CDS encoding cation acetate symporter: MSPLAAAGAASEHRPLIVTLFACFVVATLLITVWAGRQTRSAADFYAGGRQFTGFQNGLAISGDYMSAASFLGIAGAIALFGYDGFLYSIGFLVAWLVALLLVAEPLRNSGRFTMGDVLAYRMRQRPVRTAAGASTIIVSVFYLLAQMAGAGVLVSLLLGITSDAGKIAIVALVGVLMIVYVTIGGMKGTTWVQMVKAVLLIAGTLLVTFLVLLKYGFNVSELLGEAAENSGRGTAFLEPGLKYGADATSKLDFVSLGVALVLGTAGLPHILIRFYTVPTAKAARTSVNWAIGIIGAFYLMTIALGFGAAALVGPAEITASNKAGNTAAPLLALHVGGADSAGGAILLAVVSAVAFATILAVVAGLTLASSSSFAHDIYANVIRRGRATEREEVRAARWATVLIGVVSIGLGTLARDLNVAGLVALAFAVAASANLPTILYSLFWKRFTTPGALWSIYGGLTSSVVLVLFSPVVSGRAGSMFPDADFAWFPLENPGLVSIPLGFLLGWLGSLLSKERPDEGKYAELEVKSLTGVGAH
- a CDS encoding SURF1 family protein, giving the protein MYRFLLSRQWVILTLVVLVLIPVMVELGFWQFHRHERRVAQNALIADNLRAAPVPVTELTSPGHAVPRSDHWRRATATGTFDPAHEVVVRRRTNADERVGVHVLTPLVLDDGRVLLVNRGWVPAAPDQRSYPDVPPAPKGRVTVTGRLMADQTTGGSGIKDLRGLPPRQVMLVNSEQQAERLGRPVLGGHLELTDPAPAGGSPEPVPEPDHDSIGSHMAYAVQWWLFAAGVPVGWVVLVRRERRDRVAAAGEAGSAKGAPAPREPADA
- a CDS encoding VIT family protein, whose protein sequence is MTEPTEREAPEEGLGTRLNWLRAAVLGANDGIVSTAGLVVGVAGATTERSALLTAGLAGLLAGSMSMAVGEYVSVSTQRDSEKAALAVERRELREQPEAELDELTDLLAGRGLSRGVAREAAEQLTERDALRAHARVELGIDPDALTNPWHAAAASFLAFTVGALLPLLAIVCPPASARLWITVVSVLAALTLTGWWSARLGSAPARPAVVRVVGGGAVAMAVTYAAGSLLGAAGA
- a CDS encoding SDR family oxidoreductase; the protein is MDLGLKDRVYIVTGASRGLGYAAAEALVAEGAKVVLAARGAKAVEEAAARLGPRAVGVAADNADPAGADRLIAAARSHFGGFDGVLVSVGGPPPGWAADNTDEQWRAAFDSVFMGAVRMARAAAAALDEGGVVGFVLSGSVYEPIPGLTISNGLRPGLAGFAKSLADELGPRGIRVVGLLPSRIDTDRVRELDALSGDASAARAANEARIPLRRYGTPEEFGTAAAFLLSPAASYLTGVMLPVDGGARHGF
- a CDS encoding DEDDh family exonuclease, which codes for MLDDRTTAAAWPPAYPQGYAVVDVETTGLSPHDRIVSAAVYRLDARGGVEDHWYTLVNPERDPGPVRIHGLTSDVLEGAPLFADVAAEFSERLDGRVLVAHNAYFDWTMIAREYARAERTAPVRQRLCTMALARELALPLPNMKLESLAAHFGVRQRRAHHALDDARVLAEAFRPSLHAAAERGVRLPLLECRPLVEWSAPPGGGTPAGGAAYRSGARRPARRRPACPYPNPGRYEPGGPLRQGMRVAFSGDTSVERELLEDRAVEAGLHVATAVSRLTSLLVTNDPDAATSKAVRARSFGTPVLDEAAFTHLLRDVAPARGRTAGAARSNG
- a CDS encoding sterol desaturase family protein, with protein sequence MPPDPPDPVTWSIPAFVLLIAVELAGCRLRPDDGAAGYEARDSATSVGMGLGSVVFDLLWKIPALALFEAVHALTPARVPVVWWTIPPVLLAQDFLYYWSHRGHHVVRVLWACHVVHHSSRRFNLTTALRQPWTSLTVWPFFLPMIVCGVPPAAVFLCYSVNLVYQFWVHTERIGRLPRPVEYVFNTPSHHRVHHASQGGYLDRNFGGILILWDRLFGSFAAETERPVYGLTKNIDTYNPLRVATHEYAAIARDLRDARSWRERAGRVLRGPGWQPAPPPPAAGPGSAGEGAV
- a CDS encoding DUF485 domain-containing protein, whose protein sequence is MATEAPPPPRGADTAPAQPPTEAFVRTQRSEEFGELRRAYRSFAFPLTVAFIAWYLLYVLLSNYAGGLMGVRVVGNVNVALLLGVAQFASTFLIAWLYARHAAAKLDPRAEAIRARMEDGPRPEADA